From Alosa sapidissima isolate fAloSap1 chromosome 7, fAloSap1.pri, whole genome shotgun sequence, the proteins below share one genomic window:
- the LOC121713068 gene encoding wiskott-Aldrich syndrome protein-like, which produces MNRKSKAKSQAAVESLPSTLLTPQEQDQLQELLGRRCASLSTTVAQLFMALPNSPGSWSLQYTGVLCFIKDNPQRSYFLRLFDIKTGKQLWEQEVFDQMSYRRTRPHFHTFAGDVCQVGLNFANLQEAESFYNHVDDKISQRKHRQERGDLPPAPGQNNRGLPPLPNQNAKMPMATIDIQNPDIHASWHRSVPVPAASAVSKGKKEKKEKKSKSKKSSKLSKADIGAPSGFTHVSHVGMDPNNLDPDLKKLLSTAGISEADLKDEETAQLIYDVIEQAGGMDAVKQVVNQGSAPPPPPGRQGPLPPIPGSSPSSGPAPPPSRGRSAPLPPVPGGGSPRGGPAPPPGRGTLPPVPPASGRRQSLPPPPPSSARPSPQHHSRPSPPTTSHPGPPPPPMSHPAGPPSMSRVPPPPTKSLPPSPSSAPRPPMTPSHAHPAAPPTPPQPNRGGPAPPPPPPPPPPVPVQTSAPPPPLPSGRAGPAPPPPSSGGDDEGDGGGGGRGALLDQIRLGRKLKTVPNSNDLPPPPPADSGEGIVGALMMVMQKRSKVIHSSDEGEDEDVEDDDDDEWDD; this is translated from the exons ATGAATCGTAAGTCCAAAGCTAAGAGCCAGGCGGCGGTGGAGAGCTTGCCCAGCACACTGCTCACTCCACAGGAGCAGGACCAGCTGCAGGAACTGCTTGGCCGACGCTGTGCG TCCCTGTCCACCACGGTGGCCCAGCTCTTCATGGCTCTGCCCAATAGCCCCGGCAGCTGGAGCCTGCAGTACACCGGCGTGCTGTGCTTCATCAAGGACAACCCGCAGCGTTCCTACTTCCTACGTCTCTTCGACATCAAG ACAGGAAAGCAGCTCTGGGAACAGGAAGTGTTTGACCAGATGTCTTACCGTCGGACGCGGCCACACTTTCACACCTTTGCTGGAGAT GTGTGTCAGGTGGGCTTGAATTTCGCCAATCTGCAGGAGGCCGAGAGTTTCTACAACCATGTTGATGACAAGATCTCTCAGAGAAAACACAGACAAG AACGTGGAGATTTGCCACCTGCACCTGGTCAAAATA ATCGAGGACTGCCACCCCTACCCAACCAAAATG CCAAAATGCCCATGGCCACCATTGACATCCAGAACCCAGACATCCATGCCTCGTGGCACCGCTCCGTGCCTGTACCCGCCGCTTCCGCTGTCTCCAAGggcaagaaggagaagaaggagaagaagagcaAGTCCAAGAAGAGCTCCAAACTGTCCAAGGCTGACATCGGAGCTCCCAGTGGCTTTAC GCATGTGTCTCACGTTGGCATGGACCCTAATAACCTGGACCCAGACCTAAAGAAGCTGCTGTCCACCGCTGGCATATCCGAGGCCGACTTGAAGGACGAAGAGACAGCACAGCTCATCTATGACGTTATTGAGCAGGCAGGAGGCATGGACGCGGTCAAACAGGTGGTCAACCAAG GTTcggctccacctccacctcctggcCGCCAAGGGCCCCTTCCTCCCATCCCTGGCTCCTCCCCCTCATCTGGTCCAGCCCCACCTCCCTCTCGCGGTCGCTCCGCTCCTCTACCCCCTGTCCCAGGAGGTGGTTCTCCGAGGGGTggccctgctcctcctccagggCGTGGCACGTTGCCCCCCGTGCCCCCCGCCTCGGGGCGTCGACAGTCcctccctccaccacccccctcctccgccCGCCCATCTCCTCAGCATCACTCACGCCCATCTCCTCCAACGACATCACATCCTggcccacctcctcctcctatgTCACATCCTGCTGGACCCCCATCTATGTCGCGTGTGCCCCCACCCCCGACCAAGTCGCTCCCGCCCTCACCTTCCTCCGCCCCTCGTCCCCCCATGACCCCGTCCCATGCCCACCCTGCagctccccccacccctccacagcCTAACAGGGGAGGCCCTgccccacctccccctcctccccctcctccccctgtcCCGGTCCAAACATCcgccccacctccacccctgcCGTCTGGGAGGGCTGGCCCGGCACCCCCTCCACCCAGCTCTGGGGGCGATGACGAAGGCGACGGGGGCGGGGGAGGACGAGGGGCTCTGCTTGACCAGATCCGGCTGGGGAGGAAGCTCAAGACG GTTCCCAACAGTAACGACCTGCCACCCCCTCCCCCGGCGGACTCTGGGGAGGGCATAGTGGGGGCCCTCATGATGGTCATGCAGAAGAGAAGCAAAGTCATCCACTCCTCAG